One stretch of Phaeodactylum tricornutum CCAP 1055/1 chromosome 9, whole genome shotgun sequence DNA includes these proteins:
- a CDS encoding predicted protein: MPEDFFVMRVLGRGGFGLVTACKKGTSGKLYAMKVMNKRRIKMKKSEQLALNERYALAAVESNFVVNLKYSFQSKDEVYLILDLMTGGDLGFLLHQRGRFPKRECQYYTARIMLGLQALHDKTYVYRDLKPENCLLADDGRVKITDLGLAIKVTPDLHGAAGTRGYWAPEMLRRDKKGKRKPYGHSVDWFSFGCCVAEFISGSNPFRSEAALNFGLDSGKQTKEKAIDYATLEMDPQFPDDKFEPEAADLCSRLLDKNEKTRLGSSGCEEIMAHPWFKNMNWEAIISDRKRPPFVPAKDVNAASQSEIGNFVEDKAYQAMVITEEDENVYKYWDWTNPHAFAAEVIEFLIYERKTGEPLVPTNHSATCCCTLL; encoded by the exons ATGCCTGAAGACTTTTTCGTAATGCGTGTCTTGGGTCGTGGTGGATTTGGACTCGTGACAG CCTGTAAGAAAGGAACGTCCGGAAAATTATACGCCATGAAAGTGATGAACAAAAGACGGATaaagatgaagaagtcgGAACAACTTGCCTTAAATGAACGGTACGCATTGGCGGCGGTCGAGAGCAACTTTGTCGTCAATCTGAAATATTCGTTCCAATCGAAAGATGAGGTGTACCTGATTCTTGATCTCATGACCGGCGGAGATCTGGGTTTTCTTTTGCACCAGAGAGGGCGGTTTCCGAAAAGGGAATGTCAATACTATACTGCGCGTATAATGCTTGGATTACAAGCTTTGCACGACAAAACGTATGTATATCGCGATCTTAAACCGGAGAACTGCTTGTTAGCAGACGATGGTCGCGTCAAAATTACTGACCTCGGTCTAGCCATCAAAGTCACACCCGACCTTCACGGAGCAGCAGGAACCCGAGGGTACTGGGCCCCTGAAATGCTACGGCGCGACAAGAAAGGGAAGAGGAAACCTTATGGTCACTCTGTAGATTGGTTTAGTTTTGGGTGCTGTGTTGCCGAGTTTATTTCAGGATCGAATCCATTTCGATCCGAGGCAGCGCTGAACTTTGGGCTGGACAGCGgcaagcaaacgaaagaaaaagctATTGATTATGCTACACTGGAGATGGATCCGCAATTTCCAGATGATAAGTTCGAGCCGGAAGCCGCAGACTTATGTAGCAGGCTACTTGATAAGAATGAAAAAACAAGATTAGGTTCTTCCGGATGTGAAGAGATAATGGCACATCCATGGTTCAAGAATATGAATTGGGAAGCAATTATATCCGATCGAAAACGACCGCCGTTCGTTCCCGCCAAAGATGTGAACGCAGCAAGTCAGTCGGAAATTGGGAACTTTGTCGAGGACAAAGCCTACCAAGCGATGGTCATaacggaagaagacgaaaacgtCTACAAGTACTGGGACTGGACTAACCCACATGCCTTTGCTGCGGAAGTGATTGAATTTCTCATCTACGAGCGAAAAACAGGGGAACCGTTGGTCCCAACCAATCACAGTGCAACCTGTTGTTGTACACTTTTGTAG